From the Nocardiopsis changdeensis genome, one window contains:
- a CDS encoding Hsp20/alpha crystallin family protein: MNAIARRTGPSLFPDLAELFDAPFFAGRSPAGLRVETAMEGDRYVVRVEAPGMDPDKDLAVTVEHGVLVIQAERSESTSTPQHSEFRYGSFSRTLTLPADASEEDVTASYDKGILEVSIGLSPRSESGRRVPISRKAQE; the protein is encoded by the coding sequence ATGAACGCCATCGCCCGCCGCACCGGACCGTCGCTCTTCCCCGACCTGGCCGAGCTGTTCGACGCACCCTTCTTCGCCGGGAGGTCGCCCGCGGGACTGCGGGTCGAGACCGCGATGGAGGGCGACAGGTACGTGGTCCGGGTGGAGGCGCCCGGGATGGACCCTGACAAGGACCTCGCCGTCACCGTTGAGCACGGGGTCCTGGTGATCCAGGCCGAGAGGAGCGAGAGCACGTCGACGCCGCAGCACTCGGAGTTCCGCTACGGCTCCTTCAGCCGCACGCTCACACTCCCCGCGGACGCCTCGGAGGAGGACGTCACCGCCTCCTACGACAAGGGCATCCTCGAAGTGAGCATCGGCCTGTCCCCGCGTTCGGAGAGCGGCCGACGGGTGCCCATCTCCCGCAAGGCCCAGGAGTAG
- a CDS encoding flavodoxin domain-containing protein, whose translation MTVLVGYASEHGSTEGVARRIAVRLRERGCTADAQPLAEAPGAEVYEAAVLGSAVHGGAWLTEASDYLRANTDALGRMPVWLFSVGLARAVGGWFEKHARDPEEIMELCRGFDLREHRLLAGALRPEHIPLPGRVFYRLIGGHYGDFRDWDEIDAWADTIAADLSAAGASGTASV comes from the coding sequence ATGACAGTGCTGGTGGGTTATGCGAGTGAACACGGATCAACAGAGGGAGTCGCACGAAGGATCGCGGTACGGCTACGTGAGCGGGGCTGCACCGCGGACGCGCAACCGTTGGCAGAGGCGCCGGGAGCGGAGGTCTACGAGGCCGCGGTCCTGGGCAGCGCCGTGCACGGCGGCGCCTGGCTCACGGAGGCATCCGACTATCTCCGGGCCAACACCGACGCGCTAGGGCGGATGCCGGTCTGGTTGTTCAGCGTAGGCCTGGCCAGGGCGGTCGGGGGCTGGTTCGAGAAACACGCCCGCGACCCAGAGGAGATCATGGAGCTGTGCAGGGGATTCGATCTCCGCGAGCACCGCCTGCTCGCCGGCGCCCTGCGGCCGGAACACATCCCATTGCCGGGACGGGTCTTCTACCGGCTCATCGGAGGCCACTACGGGGACTTCCGGGACTGGGACGAGATCGACGCATGGGCCGACACGATCGCCGCGGACCTGTCGGCGGCGGGTGCCTCGGGCACCGCGTCGGTGTGA
- a CDS encoding universal stress protein — translation MAQSANAPVVVAVNGSPASERAVDWAAGEARRRGRRLRLVYAFSWPLYHSLPRDLPGFDVDEFALRIVGSARLRALQLEPDLTVEAVHITSDPVTVLLLESQKAHMLVMGAHHRTAVDAVIPGSTDLEMLVSALCPIVIVPDLPPGTATGRILVGVDGSETARLAVEWAFPAADTRKAVLRAVTVHEEHAWWRFGALQEPSWTGSEKEKETAETEARAAAGRLLSDAIADERVRWPQVRVEEVVAVGHPAQALCAAAQDCDLMVVGSHGRGGFAGMLLGSVSRHVISHSPCPVAVVRRPRH, via the coding sequence ATGGCCCAGAGTGCGAACGCACCCGTGGTGGTGGCTGTCAACGGATCGCCGGCGAGCGAGCGGGCCGTCGACTGGGCGGCGGGCGAGGCCCGTCGGCGAGGTCGGCGGCTCCGTCTCGTGTACGCCTTCTCCTGGCCCCTCTATCACTCCCTGCCCCGGGACCTGCCGGGCTTCGACGTGGACGAGTTCGCCCTCCGCATCGTGGGGAGCGCGCGCCTTCGCGCCCTGCAACTTGAACCCGACCTCACCGTCGAAGCGGTGCACATCACCAGTGACCCGGTCACCGTTCTCCTACTGGAGAGCCAGAAGGCGCACATGCTGGTCATGGGCGCACACCACCGGACGGCCGTGGACGCCGTCATTCCTGGGTCCACGGACCTGGAGATGCTCGTCTCCGCCCTGTGCCCCATCGTGATCGTGCCGGACCTGCCGCCCGGAACCGCTACCGGGCGCATACTGGTGGGGGTCGACGGTTCGGAGACCGCACGACTCGCCGTGGAATGGGCATTCCCCGCCGCTGATACACGTAAGGCGGTGCTTCGTGCGGTTACGGTGCACGAGGAGCACGCCTGGTGGCGCTTCGGCGCGCTGCAAGAACCGTCTTGGACCGGGAGTGAAAAGGAGAAGGAGACCGCGGAAACCGAGGCGCGAGCGGCAGCCGGACGTCTCTTGTCCGATGCGATCGCGGACGAACGCGTCCGGTGGCCGCAGGTGCGGGTCGAGGAGGTCGTCGCAGTGGGGCACCCGGCCCAGGCCCTGTGCGCCGCGGCCCAGGACTGCGACCTGATGGTCGTCGGCTCGCACGGTCGGGGCGGTTTCGCCGGAATGCTGCTGGGTTCGGTGAGCAGGCACGTGATCTCCCATAGCCCGTGCCCGGTCGCGGTCGTGCGCCGCCCCCGCCACTGA
- a CDS encoding CBS domain-containing protein yields the protein MRTVQDVMTTEVFSVTEDADYRDVASALVERRVGALPVTDAGGHVVGVVSEEDLLHKEEFAGGDYRPPVRARLRARTGAGGNAADKAEARSAGGLMTSPAITVSPDRSVVAAARSMERHGIGHLPVVDGGGHLIGIVGRRDLLSVFIREDDDIAEEARDQIAEALRPVRVQDPVVDVADGVVKLSGTVEHRSEAQAMIRRIRGVEGVVAVESDLRWRVDDIVPEYVRWRSGTP from the coding sequence ATGCGTACCGTGCAAGACGTCATGACGACCGAGGTCTTCTCAGTCACCGAGGACGCCGACTACAGGGATGTCGCCTCAGCGCTGGTCGAGCGGCGGGTGGGCGCGCTGCCGGTGACCGACGCTGGGGGGCACGTGGTCGGTGTGGTTTCCGAGGAGGACCTGCTCCACAAGGAGGAGTTCGCAGGAGGGGACTACCGGCCGCCTGTGCGCGCCCGGTTGCGGGCGCGGACGGGTGCCGGGGGGAACGCCGCGGACAAGGCCGAGGCCAGAAGTGCAGGCGGGCTGATGACGAGCCCGGCCATCACGGTGTCCCCTGACAGGAGTGTGGTCGCCGCGGCCCGTTCGATGGAGCGCCACGGGATCGGGCACCTGCCGGTGGTCGACGGTGGCGGGCACCTGATCGGGATCGTGGGCAGGCGCGACCTGCTGTCGGTGTTCATCAGAGAGGATGACGACATAGCAGAGGAGGCCCGTGACCAGATCGCAGAAGCCCTGCGGCCGGTACGCGTCCAGGATCCCGTCGTCGATGTCGCAGACGGGGTGGTGAAGCTGTCGGGGACGGTGGAGCACCGCAGTGAGGCACAGGCGATGATCCGCCGGATCAGGGGCGTGGAGGGTGTGGTGGCGGTCGAATCCGATCTGCGCTGGCGTGTCGACGACATCGTGCCCGAGTACGTCCGATGGCGCTCCGGCACCCCCTGA
- a CDS encoding universal stress protein, which translates to MTRPILVGVDGSEPALGAVGWAAAEASRRGCGLLLLTAFAMPPAEAAFTLSAEEVRRGVDDVLDTARQRVRDTRNDVSAERAAVLDSPVKALLNRAPQAALVVVGLRGRGGVPGMKVGSVAYRVAAHSPAPVVVVGPEPREADERLIVTGDDGSPHGRRALATAFEEAALRGARVHVVRAWRPVNLPAPAVVGTSEEEQLEHDLAPLRAEHPDVQVDARVLEEHPVTALADAAQGAGLLVIGARGRHGFPRAALGSTAHGLLHSAPCPLMIVHAS; encoded by the coding sequence ATGACGCGGCCGATCCTGGTGGGTGTGGACGGCTCTGAACCGGCGCTCGGAGCGGTCGGGTGGGCCGCCGCCGAAGCGTCCCGGCGCGGCTGCGGCCTACTCCTGTTGACGGCTTTCGCCATGCCGCCGGCCGAGGCCGCGTTCACCCTGTCCGCAGAGGAGGTCCGCAGGGGCGTCGACGACGTCCTGGACACGGCACGGCAGAGGGTCCGGGATACACGTAACGACGTGTCCGCAGAGCGGGCCGCTGTGCTGGACTCCCCGGTGAAGGCGCTTCTGAACCGGGCTCCGCAGGCCGCACTGGTCGTCGTCGGACTCCGCGGGAGAGGCGGCGTTCCGGGCATGAAGGTGGGTTCAGTGGCCTACCGGGTCGCCGCGCATTCCCCGGCCCCCGTGGTCGTGGTCGGTCCCGAACCCCGAGAGGCGGACGAGCGGCTCATCGTGACGGGCGACGACGGCTCACCGCACGGCCGACGGGCACTGGCCACGGCATTCGAGGAGGCCGCCCTGCGCGGTGCGCGCGTACACGTGGTACGCGCCTGGCGACCGGTCAACCTGCCGGCGCCCGCGGTGGTGGGCACCTCCGAAGAAGAGCAGTTGGAACACGACCTGGCACCCCTGCGTGCCGAGCACCCTGACGTGCAGGTCGATGCACGGGTCCTGGAGGAACACCCGGTGACCGCTCTGGCCGATGCCGCGCAGGGCGCCGGCCTGCTCGTGATCGGCGCACGGGGACGCCACGGGTTCCCGCGCGCCGCGCTGGGGTCGACCGCACACGGACTGCTGCATTCGGCGCCCTGCCCGCTCATGATCGTGCACGCCTCCTGA
- a CDS encoding DUF4389 domain-containing protein encodes MNDGTRYPVQVEGTLDPSLSRWLWLVKWILVIPHYVVLVFLWIAFFVLTVVAFFAILFTGRYPRGIFGFNVGVLRWSWRVAFYAYGVLGTDRYPPFTLSADVDYPARLEVAVPGDLSRGLVLVKWWLLAIPHYLVVALFTTGAVRAVSEPDGSPGAQGPEVVFQSPGLIGLLVLFAAVALLFTGSYPRGLFDFLLGMHRWGLRVAAYAALMTDRYPPFVLEKGGEEAGTVPLRPDEPLGGGEAR; translated from the coding sequence ATGAACGACGGTACGCGCTACCCGGTTCAGGTCGAGGGGACTCTCGACCCGTCGCTGAGCCGCTGGCTGTGGCTGGTGAAGTGGATCCTGGTGATTCCCCACTACGTCGTGTTGGTCTTTCTGTGGATCGCGTTCTTCGTGCTGACCGTGGTGGCGTTCTTCGCGATCCTGTTCACGGGCCGCTACCCGCGGGGGATCTTCGGCTTCAACGTGGGGGTGCTGCGGTGGAGCTGGCGGGTCGCGTTCTACGCCTACGGGGTGCTGGGGACCGACCGCTACCCGCCCTTCACCCTGTCGGCCGATGTCGACTACCCGGCACGGCTGGAGGTCGCGGTGCCCGGTGACCTGTCGCGGGGCCTGGTCCTGGTCAAGTGGTGGCTGCTGGCGATCCCCCACTACCTGGTGGTCGCCCTGTTCACCACCGGGGCCGTGCGGGCGGTTTCGGAGCCGGACGGCTCCCCGGGGGCGCAGGGCCCCGAGGTCGTGTTCCAGTCCCCCGGGCTGATCGGGCTGCTGGTGCTGTTCGCGGCGGTGGCCCTGCTCTTCACCGGGTCCTATCCGCGGGGCCTGTTCGACTTCCTGCTCGGGATGCACCGCTGGGGGCTGCGGGTCGCGGCGTACGCCGCGCTGATGACCGACCGCTATCCGCCTTTCGTTCTGGAGAAGGGCGGCGAGGAGGCGGGAACGGTTCCGCTCCGCCCCGATGAGCCCCTCGGCGGTGGAGAAGCCCGGTGA